The Candidatus Bathyarchaeota archaeon genome contains a region encoding:
- a CDS encoding formylmethanofuran dehydrogenase subunit C: MNELTLTLKKELKIPIDGSIISPTSLNGKTIEEIKNLELWRGNRKVKMDKVFHVKGKSEGEEDNLTVRLVGDFSKARGLGFKMKGGTLVIDGNAGLRLGEKMSGGLIKVNGNAGSWLGSEMSGGTIEVEGNAGDFVGAGYRGGRKGMKGGKIMIKGSCGAEAGAWMINGVIKVYGNSGIFPGIHMKGGTIFVKGGCEGRAGAEMKDGKIVILGYLPSILPSFDIEEVKASVKVEEEKISGPFYLFTGDINEEGVGKLYVSINSNPQLKFWEKFLESVI; encoded by the coding sequence TTGAATGAATTAACTTTAACTTTAAAGAAAGAATTAAAAATACCAATCGACGGCTCAATTATATCTCCAACAAGTTTAAATGGAAAAACAATAGAAGAAATAAAAAATCTTGAATTATGGAGGGGAAACAGGAAAGTTAAGATGGATAAAGTTTTTCATGTTAAAGGTAAATCTGAAGGAGAAGAAGATAATTTAACAGTAAGACTTGTTGGAGATTTTTCTAAAGCTCGAGGTTTAGGATTTAAAATGAAAGGGGGAACATTAGTAATTGATGGAAATGCAGGTTTACGGTTAGGCGAAAAAATGAGTGGGGGCTTAATTAAAGTCAATGGTAACGCAGGATCTTGGCTCGGCTCCGAGATGAGCGGGGGAACAATAGAGGTTGAAGGAAATGCTGGAGATTTTGTTGGAGCAGGTTATAGAGGGGGAAGAAAAGGAATGAAAGGGGGTAAAATAATGATTAAAGGAAGCTGCGGGGCTGAAGCAGGAGCCTGGATGATTAATGGAGTTATAAAGGTTTATGGTAACTCTGGAATTTTCCCAGGAATCCATATGAAAGGGGGAACAATATTCGTAAAAGGAGGCTGCGAAGGGAGAGCTGGAGCAGAAATGAAGGATGGCAAAATAGTAATTTTAGGATATTTACCCTCTATTCTACCAAGCTTTGATATAGAAGAAGTAAAAGCATCTGTAAAAGTTGAGGAGGAAAAAATTTCAGGGCCATTCTATCTATTTACAGGCGATATAAATGAAGAAGGTGTAGGGAAACTTTATGTTTCAATTAATTCTAATCCTCAACTTAAGTTTTGGGAAAAGTTTTTAGAGAGCGTGATTTAA
- a CDS encoding YkgJ family cysteine cluster protein, which produces MLLSLNDIEKIKKLGFKEKFFLINEGGWLKLKNKHGKCVFLKNGKCVIYEFKPLGCQLYPLIYDKNEGPIIDKLCPFNKKFKASELEMKILIKFIEALKKERINRLTLYNSHCF; this is translated from the coding sequence ATGCTGTTAAGCTTAAATGATATTGAAAAAATCAAGAAACTAGGTTTTAAAGAAAAATTCTTTTTAATTAATGAGGGGGGATGGTTAAAGCTTAAAAATAAACATGGAAAATGCGTGTTTTTAAAAAATGGAAAATGTGTTATATATGAGTTTAAGCCTTTAGGTTGCCAACTTTACCCTTTAATCTACGATAAGAATGAGGGCCCAATAATTGATAAGTTATGCCCTTTTAACAAAAAGTTTAAAGCTTCAGAATTAGAGATGAAAATTTTAATCAAGTTTATTGAAGCTCTTAAAAAAGAAAGAATTAATAGGTTAACTCTTTATAATTCCCATTGTTTCTAG
- a CDS encoding HAD-IA family hydrolase, which produces MIKAIAFDLIGTLVKIEDKEELALTNLYKTLRKFGFKEDFSLFKKFYDEAALKYLNFRKATEKEVHNKVWLKEALMNLGFNKAFEGGILERSIKAYFKPYVESAKIPSEVYEVLPILKKSYKIGLISNFTNPPTVYEILKRGRVLKFFDSIVISGEVGWRKPNPILFLKLAASLNLTAKEIVFVGDDPNYDVKGAKTAGMIAVLVTSGEARLNNKYYEKSGEVKADYKVKNISELMNLLKVIG; this is translated from the coding sequence TTGATTAAAGCAATAGCCTTCGATTTAATTGGAACATTAGTTAAAATTGAAGATAAGGAAGAGTTAGCCTTAACCAACCTTTATAAAACGTTAAGAAAGTTCGGGTTTAAAGAAGATTTTTCTTTGTTTAAAAAGTTTTATGATGAAGCAGCCTTAAAATATTTAAATTTTAGGAAGGCAACAGAAAAAGAAGTGCATAATAAGGTTTGGTTAAAAGAGGCATTAATGAATCTAGGTTTTAATAAAGCTTTTGAAGGGGGAATTCTAGAGAGAAGCATTAAAGCATATTTTAAACCTTATGTGGAATCTGCAAAAATTCCAAGCGAAGTTTATGAAGTTTTACCTATACTAAAAAAGAGTTATAAAATCGGTTTAATTTCAAATTTTACGAATCCCCCAACAGTTTATGAAATTTTAAAAAGGGGAAGAGTGCTGAAGTTTTTTGATTCAATAGTGATATCTGGAGAGGTGGGTTGGAGAAAGCCGAATCCAATTTTATTTTTAAAGCTTGCCGCCTCTTTAAATTTAACTGCTAAAGAAATTGTTTTTGTTGGAGACGACCCAAACTATGATGTAAAAGGTGCCAAAACAGCTGGGATGATTGCAGTTTTAGTTACAAGCGGGGAAGCTAGATTAAATAATAAGTATTATGAGAAAAGTGGGGAGGTTAAAGCGGATTATAAGGTGAAAAACATTAGCGAGCTAATGAATTTGCTTAAGG
- a CDS encoding F420-dependent methylenetetrahydromethanopterin dehydrogenase has protein sequence MAVKIGFIKLGNIGSAPLIEFLLDERAEREDLNVRVVSSGAKLTVEEAAEAAEKLLEFKPDLAIVVSPNASLPGPEKAREILSKAGIPVLVVSDGPAKKAVKKLEEGGFGYLIIEGDPMIGARREFLDPIEMALFNAEVIKVLAGSGVFNILFAEIDKIIESLKKREKPQLPKRIIDSEAAVEAAEFQNPYAKAKAQAAYEAAKKVAEINVQACFIIKDWQKYTTLAASAHELIREAAKLIDAAREIEKTSDSVIRHPHYDDGKILSKRRLIEKPR, from the coding sequence TTGGCAGTTAAAATTGGGTTTATAAAGCTTGGAAATATAGGTTCAGCGCCTTTAATAGAGTTTCTTTTAGATGAAAGAGCTGAAAGAGAAGATTTAAATGTAAGAGTTGTAAGCTCAGGCGCGAAATTAACTGTTGAAGAAGCAGCTGAAGCAGCTGAAAAACTTCTTGAATTTAAACCTGATTTAGCTATTGTGGTTAGCCCAAACGCTTCTTTACCTGGACCTGAAAAGGCTAGAGAAATTCTTAGCAAAGCAGGGATTCCAGTTTTAGTTGTTTCAGATGGCCCAGCTAAAAAAGCTGTAAAAAAGCTTGAGGAAGGGGGTTTTGGATATTTAATAATTGAAGGTGATCCAATGATTGGTGCTAGAAGAGAATTTTTAGATCCAATAGAAATGGCTTTATTTAATGCTGAAGTTATCAAGGTTTTAGCCGGGTCAGGAGTTTTCAATATTTTATTTGCTGAAATCGATAAAATTATAGAAAGCTTAAAAAAGAGAGAAAAGCCTCAGCTTCCAAAAAGAATTATTGATAGCGAAGCAGCTGTTGAAGCTGCTGAATTTCAAAATCCATATGCTAAAGCTAAAGCTCAAGCAGCTTATGAAGCTGCTAAAAAAGTTGCTGAAATAAATGTTCAAGCTTGCTTTATAATTAAAGATTGGCAAAAATACACAACTTTAGCTGCTTCAGCTCATGAATTAATTAGGGAAGCTGCTAAATTAATTGATGCAGCTAGAGAAATAGAGAAAACAAGCGATTCAGTAATTAGGCATCCGCATTATGATGATGGAAAAATTTTATCTAAAAGGCGTTTAATAGAAAAGCCTAGGTGA
- a CDS encoding formylmethanofuran dehydrogenase subunit B yields MEKTIYNAVCTICGCCCDDLEVKVGDGKIVEVKNACAISLSKFQNYNSEERIIKPMIKKNGEFKECSFKEAAEKASMILAEAEYPLIYGLSLTSTEAIGKAVELAEVLGGVIDNTTSVCHGPSLIGVHDIGVVTCTLGEIKNRADLIIYWASNPVFSHPRHLARYTIFSKGKFRKERKERKLIVVDVRKTATAKLADIFIQAIPNQDYELLSALRMAVKGEEIYLDEVAGVPVNKIEELADLMISCEFGVLFFGLGLTMSLGKSRNIDAALSLVRDLNEKTKFLIMPMRGHYNVTGANEVIAWQTGYPFAVDFSQGYPKYNPGETTTIELLTRGECDAALIIGSDPAAHFPVSAVKHLMKIPVITIDPHKNATTLISNVVIPTAITGIEVEGTVYRMDGVPLECKKLVEPPLGLKSDEEILTEILANVKKLKG; encoded by the coding sequence ATGGAAAAAACAATTTATAATGCTGTTTGCACAATTTGCGGGTGCTGCTGCGATGATTTAGAAGTTAAAGTTGGAGATGGAAAAATAGTTGAGGTTAAAAACGCCTGCGCTATTTCATTAAGTAAATTTCAAAATTATAATAGTGAAGAAAGAATTATTAAACCAATGATTAAAAAGAATGGGGAATTTAAAGAATGCAGCTTTAAAGAAGCTGCTGAAAAAGCTTCGATGATTCTTGCTGAAGCTGAATACCCCTTAATTTATGGGTTAAGTTTAACAAGCACAGAGGCTATAGGTAAAGCTGTAGAGTTGGCTGAAGTTTTAGGAGGCGTTATAGATAATACAACATCTGTTTGTCATGGCCCAAGTTTAATAGGGGTTCATGATATAGGTGTGGTAACATGCACTTTAGGAGAAATTAAAAATAGAGCTGATTTAATAATTTATTGGGCTTCAAATCCTGTTTTCAGTCATCCAAGGCATTTAGCTAGATATACAATTTTTAGTAAAGGAAAATTTAGGAAGGAAAGAAAAGAAAGAAAGCTTATAGTGGTAGATGTTAGAAAAACAGCTACGGCTAAACTAGCTGATATATTTATTCAAGCTATTCCAAACCAAGATTATGAATTGCTTTCAGCTTTAAGAATGGCTGTTAAAGGAGAAGAAATTTATTTGGATGAAGTGGCTGGTGTTCCCGTAAACAAAATTGAAGAATTAGCTGATTTAATGATAAGCTGCGAGTTTGGAGTATTGTTTTTTGGTTTAGGATTAACAATGTCTCTTGGAAAAAGTAGAAATATAGATGCCGCCTTATCTTTGGTTAGAGATTTAAATGAAAAAACAAAATTTTTAATAATGCCTATGAGAGGCCATTATAATGTAACAGGTGCAAATGAAGTTATAGCTTGGCAAACAGGTTATCCATTTGCAGTAGATTTTAGCCAAGGTTACCCAAAGTATAATCCTGGAGAAACAACAACAATAGAGCTTTTAACTAGAGGGGAATGTGATGCAGCTTTAATAATAGGTTCAGATCCAGCAGCTCACTTTCCAGTTTCAGCAGTAAAGCATTTAATGAAAATCCCAGTAATAACAATTGATCCTCATAAAAATGCTACAACATTAATTTCAAATGTTGTTATTCCAACAGCTATAACAGGTATTGAAGTCGAAGGGACAGTTTATAGAATGGACGGGGTTCCATTAGAGTGTAAAAAGCTTGTTGAACCCCCCTTAGGCTTAAAATCTGATGAGGAAATTTTAACTGAAATCTTAGCGAATGTTAAAAAACTGAAAGGGTAA
- a CDS encoding formylmethanofuran dehydrogenase subunit A: MSEILIKNGFVFDPLNNINGEKIDIAVKDGKIVEKVSSKAKVIDASDMIVMPGGVDIHSHIAGSKVNAGRVLRPEDHVKDFEVKTKITRSGVGYSVPSTFTTGYRYAKMGYTTVFEPATPPLKTRHTHEELRDIPIIDKGCFPLLGNNWFIMEYLKEEKLEECAAYISWLLNAVKGYAIKIVNPGGTEAWGWGREIAYLDEEIPYFNVTPKEIVRWLCKINNILNLPHPIHVHTNNLGKPGNYVTTIETMDAVKDLSKDGEVSIHVTHVQFNGFAGTSWLNLASGASEIADYINKNTHVEIDVGQITFADTTTMTADGPFQYILYLLSREKWVNADVEAETGAGIVPFRYKKSNYVNAIQWGIGLELALLIKDPWKIHMTTDHPNGGPFTHYPKVIAWLMSGKAREKTINKINKNAKRRLDLPGIDREYTLYEIAIITRAATAKSLGLKNKGHLGVGADADIAIYDLNYKKLESSKDYKLIKKAFKRAAYTIKNGEIVAKNGEIVDSSKGKIYWVNSKVADDIQKAMLSNLKTKFEDYYTIKMENYVINESYLRNSCMLNVQSEV; this comes from the coding sequence ATGAGTGAAATTTTAATTAAAAACGGCTTTGTTTTCGATCCATTAAACAATATAAATGGAGAAAAAATAGATATAGCTGTTAAAGATGGAAAAATAGTTGAGAAAGTAAGTTCTAAAGCAAAAGTTATTGATGCCTCTGATATGATTGTTATGCCAGGTGGAGTAGATATTCATTCGCATATAGCTGGGTCAAAAGTTAATGCTGGAAGAGTTTTAAGACCAGAAGATCATGTTAAAGATTTTGAAGTTAAAACTAAAATTACTAGATCTGGAGTTGGATATTCAGTCCCCTCAACCTTTACCACAGGCTATAGATATGCAAAAATGGGTTATACTACTGTTTTTGAACCTGCAACTCCACCCTTAAAAACTAGGCACACTCATGAAGAATTAAGAGATATACCAATTATTGATAAGGGTTGTTTCCCTCTTTTAGGAAATAACTGGTTTATAATGGAGTATTTAAAAGAAGAGAAGCTTGAAGAATGTGCTGCTTATATAAGTTGGCTTCTTAATGCAGTTAAAGGTTACGCTATAAAAATAGTTAATCCAGGCGGAACTGAAGCTTGGGGTTGGGGAAGAGAAATAGCTTATTTAGATGAGGAAATCCCATATTTTAATGTAACGCCTAAAGAGATTGTAAGATGGCTTTGCAAAATAAATAATATTTTAAATTTACCTCATCCAATTCATGTTCATACAAATAACCTTGGGAAACCTGGAAACTATGTTACTACTATAGAAACTATGGATGCTGTTAAAGACTTATCTAAAGATGGAGAAGTTTCCATTCATGTTACTCACGTGCAATTTAATGGATTTGCTGGTACCTCATGGTTAAATCTTGCTTCAGGAGCATCTGAAATAGCAGATTATATAAATAAAAACACTCATGTTGAAATCGACGTGGGACAAATAACTTTTGCCGATACAACAACAATGACTGCTGATGGCCCATTTCAATACATCCTTTATCTTTTATCAAGAGAAAAATGGGTTAATGCTGATGTTGAAGCTGAAACTGGTGCTGGAATAGTTCCATTTAGATATAAAAAATCTAACTATGTAAATGCCATTCAATGGGGTATTGGTTTAGAATTAGCTTTGCTAATAAAAGATCCGTGGAAAATCCATATGACTACAGATCATCCGAATGGTGGCCCATTCACGCATTACCCGAAAGTTATAGCTTGGTTAATGAGCGGAAAGGCAAGAGAGAAAACTATAAATAAAATCAACAAAAACGCTAAAAGAAGACTTGATTTACCCGGCATCGATAGAGAGTATACGCTTTATGAAATAGCAATAATAACTAGAGCAGCTACAGCTAAATCTTTAGGTTTAAAAAATAAAGGGCATTTAGGTGTTGGGGCTGATGCAGACATAGCAATATATGATTTAAACTATAAAAAATTAGAGTCATCAAAAGATTATAAGTTGATTAAAAAAGCTTTCAAACGAGCAGCATATACAATTAAAAATGGAGAAATAGTAGCTAAAAATGGAGAAATAGTAGATTCTTCAAAAGGGAAAATTTATTGGGTTAACTCTAAAGTTGCTGATGACATTCAAAAAGCTATGTTAAGCAATTTAAAAACAAAGTTTGAAGATTATTACACTATAAAAATGGAAAATTACGTTATTAATGAAAGTTACTTACGCAACTCATGTATGTTAAATGTTCAATCGGAGGTTTAA
- a CDS encoding molybdopterin dinucleotide-binding protein: protein MKVKLITGRSLQQGVGKETGKFSIEYFNNVAICELDPSDMETLNISPGENVVVKTKFGEVILKAVKSMQAPHKGVIFIPYGPWANLVTDPETHGSGMPNFKGIEAEVSPAKEEKILTLKEVLEKISGGK, encoded by the coding sequence ATGAAAGTTAAGCTTATAACTGGAAGAAGCTTGCAGCAAGGCGTAGGGAAGGAAACTGGAAAATTTTCTATAGAATATTTTAATAATGTAGCCATATGCGAGCTTGATCCAAGCGATATGGAAACCTTAAATATATCGCCAGGAGAAAACGTTGTGGTGAAAACAAAATTCGGCGAAGTTATTTTAAAAGCTGTTAAATCTATGCAAGCTCCTCATAAAGGTGTAATTTTTATTCCTTACGGTCCCTGGGCTAATTTAGTTACGGATCCTGAAACTCATGGAAGCGGAATGCCAAATTTTAAAGGAATTGAAGCTGAAGTTTCTCCAGCAAAAGAGGAAAAAATCTTAACTTTAAAAGAAGTTTTAGAAAAAATTTCTGGAGGAAAATGA
- a CDS encoding methenyltetrahydromethanopterin cyclohydrolase yields MESINEKAVKLAQKLIDEKEEFKVEVHEEIEGSIIIDAGVKVEGSVSAGLMITEICMGGLGKAKLIHKNFGKTVLPAVFIETDYPAISTLAAQYAGWRIKVNDYFAMGSGPARALSLKPKEIYERINYKDEAKHGVIVLEADKLPSNEALKYIAEKCNIELKNLYVIVTPTSSLAGSTQISGRIVETGVHKLNELRFDPKKILHGSGYAPIAPIHPDSMKAMGRTNDALYYGGVTFYVVNSDDDEELKRIVKQAPSSTAKDYGKPFYKILKDANFDFYQIDPNLFAPAKVTVNNVKSGFTYTAGEVNEEVLLETMGIIKS; encoded by the coding sequence ATGGAGAGCATTAATGAAAAAGCTGTTAAGCTTGCTCAAAAGCTTATAGATGAAAAAGAAGAGTTTAAAGTTGAAGTTCATGAAGAAATTGAAGGAAGTATAATAATTGATGCTGGTGTAAAAGTTGAAGGAAGCGTTTCAGCAGGGTTAATGATAACAGAAATATGCATGGGAGGATTAGGAAAAGCAAAGTTAATACATAAAAACTTTGGAAAAACAGTTTTGCCAGCAGTTTTTATTGAAACAGATTACCCAGCAATATCAACTTTAGCAGCTCAATATGCTGGATGGAGAATTAAAGTTAACGATTATTTTGCTATGGGTTCAGGACCAGCTAGAGCTTTATCTTTAAAGCCTAAAGAAATTTATGAGCGAATAAACTATAAAGATGAAGCTAAACATGGAGTTATAGTTTTAGAAGCGGATAAACTTCCATCAAATGAAGCGCTTAAATATATTGCGGAGAAATGTAATATTGAATTAAAAAATCTTTATGTTATTGTAACGCCTACATCAAGCCTTGCTGGTTCAACTCAAATTTCAGGAAGAATAGTTGAAACTGGGGTTCATAAGTTAAATGAGTTAAGATTTGACCCCAAAAAGATTCTTCATGGTTCAGGTTACGCACCTATAGCTCCCATTCATCCAGATTCGATGAAAGCTATGGGTAGAACAAATGATGCTCTTTATTATGGCGGTGTAACATTTTATGTAGTGAACTCTGATGATGACGAAGAATTGAAAAGGATAGTTAAACAAGCGCCTTCATCTACTGCTAAAGATTATGGAAAACCATTTTATAAAATATTAAAGGATGCAAATTTTGATTTTTACCAAATAGATCCCAACCTTTTTGCACCAGCTAAAGTTACAGTAAACAATGTTAAATCTGGGTTTACTTATACAGCTGGAGAAGTTAATGAGGAGGTTTTGCTAGAAACAATGGGAATTATAAAGAGTTAA